The proteins below are encoded in one region of Caldanaerovirga acetigignens:
- the rplT gene encoding 50S ribosomal protein L20, giving the protein MPRVKKGVTARRRHKKILKLAKGYYGAKSKRFRMANQAVLKSLMYSYIGRKLKKRDFRRLWITRINAAARANGISYSKFISGLKKAGIKINRKMLAEMAIHDKEGFNQLVEIAKANVK; this is encoded by the coding sequence ATGCCAAGAGTTAAAAAAGGAGTTACAGCTCGAAGAAGGCATAAAAAAATTTTAAAATTAGCGAAAGGATATTACGGGGCAAAGAGCAAACGCTTTAGGATGGCCAATCAGGCGGTTTTAAAATCCTTGATGTATTCATACATCGGGAGAAAGCTGAAGAAGCGTGATTTCAGGAGACTTTGGATCACAAGGATTAATGCAGCAGCGAGAGCCAATGGGATTTCGTACAGCAAATTTATTAGCGGCCTTAAAAAAGCAGGTATAAAGATTAACCGTAAAATGCTAGCAGAGATGGCTATACACGACAAAGAAGGATTTAATCAATTGGTAGAGATAGCTAAAGCAAATGTAAAATAA
- a CDS encoding TrkH family potassium uptake protein, translated as MRLKPAQILVLGFAVVILIGTLLLALPVASKTGRSVGFLNALFTATSATCVTGLVVVDTYTQYSIFGQIIILLLIQIGGLGFMTMATLIFLILGKKITLRERLVMQEALNQLAIAGVVKLARYVIFTTLFFEGVGAFLLSLRFIKIYGFSRGIYAGIFHSVSAFNNSGFDVIGDFSSFTPFVEDPVINIVVMALIIFGGLGFSVICDVFTTRSFHRLSLHSKIVLTMTAILLIFGFIVIYFLEHENPKTLGNLSPFGKIMAAAFQSVTARTAGFNTINQSDMTLSAKYFTMLLMFIGASPGSTGGGVKTSTFFLLMLMIYTAITSREYVEIYNRRIPWDNVFKACVIVVVALLLIFTVSFLLTLTEKADFILILFETVSAFGTVGLSLGITPYLSDVGKVLIIITMFRGRVGPLTVALALATRKKIAPIKYPEEKVLVG; from the coding sequence TTGAGATTAAAACCGGCACAGATTTTGGTTTTAGGGTTTGCCGTAGTAATCTTAATTGGTACTTTGCTACTTGCTTTGCCAGTAGCATCAAAGACTGGAAGGAGCGTGGGATTTTTAAACGCACTTTTTACCGCTACTTCTGCTACGTGCGTAACGGGACTCGTGGTAGTTGACACTTATACACAGTATTCGATTTTTGGACAAATTATCATTTTGCTTTTAATCCAAATTGGTGGCCTCGGATTTATGACGATGGCCACGTTAATATTTTTGATATTGGGAAAGAAGATAACTCTTCGAGAGCGCCTTGTAATGCAGGAAGCTTTAAATCAACTAGCCATCGCAGGCGTGGTAAAGCTTGCTAGGTATGTCATTTTTACAACGCTATTTTTTGAAGGAGTAGGTGCTTTTTTACTTTCGTTGCGATTCATTAAAATTTATGGATTTTCGAGAGGAATTTATGCTGGAATTTTTCATTCAGTGTCAGCATTTAATAATTCGGGGTTTGACGTCATAGGAGATTTTAGTAGTTTTACTCCCTTTGTGGAAGATCCCGTAATTAATATAGTGGTTATGGCGCTGATAATTTTTGGTGGTTTGGGATTTTCAGTGATATGCGACGTATTTACTACAAGGAGCTTTCATAGACTCAGCCTTCATTCAAAAATAGTTCTCACAATGACTGCAATTTTGCTGATATTTGGTTTTATTGTGATTTATTTTTTAGAGCATGAAAACCCTAAAACCCTCGGCAATCTTTCGCCTTTCGGGAAAATTATGGCTGCAGCTTTTCAATCAGTAACTGCTAGGACAGCAGGGTTTAACACAATAAACCAATCTGATATGACACTTTCTGCTAAATACTTTACTATGCTGTTGATGTTTATTGGGGCTTCGCCGGGTTCTACGGGTGGAGGTGTGAAAACATCGACGTTTTTCTTGCTAATGTTGATGATCTATACTGCAATAACATCTAGAGAATATGTAGAAATATACAATAGGCGGATCCCTTGGGATAATGTATTTAAAGCCTGTGTTATTGTTGTGGTAGCTCTGCTACTCATATTTACGGTTTCATTCTTGCTAACGCTGACCGAAAAAGCAGATTTCATACTCATATTGTTTGAAACCGTATCTGCCTTCGGAACTGTAGGTTTGTCATTAGGAATCACCCCTTACTTGAGCGATGTCGGAAAGGTGCTCATAATAATCACCATGTTTCGCGGTAGGGTGGGACCACTTACAGTAGCTCTAGCGCTGGCTACTAGAAAAAAAATTGCTCCTATAAAATATCCTGAGGAGAAAGTACTTGTAGGTTAA
- a CDS encoding potassium channel family protein, with protein sequence MKQFVVIGLGRFGSSVAKTLYKLGYDVLGIDISEEIVQSLADSITHAVQADATDENTLKALGVRNFDVGIVSIGDDIQASILVTLILKEIGIKYVIAKAQNDLHGRVLYKIGADRVVFPERDMGVRVAHNLVASNILDYIELSPEFSIVELEAFPEWYDKTLGELKMRKNYGLNVMAIKRGEEVIVSPGAEDLITKGDILVVVGQNKDIEKLEKLV encoded by the coding sequence GTGAAGCAATTTGTAGTAATAGGTTTAGGGAGATTCGGTTCAAGTGTTGCGAAGACGCTATATAAGCTGGGTTACGATGTATTGGGAATTGATATAAGTGAAGAAATAGTTCAATCATTGGCTGACAGCATAACCCATGCTGTTCAAGCAGATGCCACGGATGAAAATACATTGAAAGCTTTGGGAGTTAGGAATTTTGACGTCGGTATAGTAAGCATCGGGGATGATATACAGGCGAGCATTTTAGTAACTTTGATTCTTAAGGAGATAGGGATAAAATACGTAATAGCAAAGGCACAAAACGACCTCCACGGAAGAGTTTTATACAAAATAGGGGCCGACAGGGTGGTTTTTCCGGAAAGGGATATGGGAGTTCGTGTAGCACATAATTTAGTGGCATCGAATATTCTCGATTATATCGAGCTTTCGCCCGAATTTTCGATAGTTGAGCTAGAGGCTTTTCCAGAGTGGTACGACAAAACATTAGGTGAATTGAAAATGCGGAAAAACTATGGATTGAATGTCATGGCTATAAAACGCGGTGAAGAAGTGATAGTTTCTCCGGGGGCAGAAGATTTAATAACAAAGGGAGACATCCTTGTAGTAGTAGGACAGAATAAAGATATAGAAAAACTTGAGAAACTTGTCTGA
- a CDS encoding TrmH family RNA methyltransferase yields MTFKELSKGQINLIKALINQKNYRKRKGLFIIEGLRATQEAINSDYAVEFIVLSDDFVKKYGGKFPGFGNVKVYKITQNLFKTLSDTKTPQGIMAVVRMKKFEIANFYEGNFLVVALDGIKDPGNMGTIIRTADAAGASGILAGKGCVDVYNPKVIRSTMGSIFHLPVVEEIDLQRVLEELSIKGAKIVVTSLGAKKSYLDADYTSPVVIVFGSEAEGVSKEILNMPSEQVKIPLFGKAESLNVAVACGILLYEAARQRRALFPL; encoded by the coding sequence ATGACTTTTAAAGAGCTTTCAAAAGGGCAAATAAATCTTATTAAGGCTTTGATAAATCAGAAAAATTATAGGAAGAGAAAAGGACTTTTTATTATCGAGGGATTACGGGCTACTCAGGAAGCTATTAATTCAGATTATGCAGTTGAATTCATCGTATTGTCGGACGATTTTGTAAAAAAATACGGAGGAAAATTCCCTGGATTTGGGAATGTGAAAGTATACAAAATAACGCAAAATCTCTTCAAAACTCTGTCGGATACTAAGACCCCGCAAGGTATAATGGCAGTTGTTAGAATGAAGAAGTTTGAAATCGCAAATTTTTACGAGGGTAACTTTTTAGTAGTTGCTCTTGATGGAATAAAAGACCCGGGTAATATGGGGACTATTATAAGAACAGCGGATGCAGCCGGAGCCAGCGGGATTTTGGCAGGAAAAGGATGTGTGGACGTATATAACCCTAAGGTGATAAGGTCCACGATGGGCTCCATTTTTCACCTTCCAGTAGTGGAAGAAATTGACCTTCAGAGGGTACTGGAAGAATTATCTATAAAAGGAGCTAAAATAGTAGTAACTAGCCTTGGTGCGAAAAAAAGTTACCTAGATGCGGACTATACATCACCGGTAGTTATTGTCTTCGGCAGCGAGGCTGAAGGAGTTTCAAAGGAGATATTGAATATGCCGTCGGAACAGGTAAAAATTCCGCTTTTCGGCAAGGCGGAGTCGCTGAATGTAGCGGTGGCTTGCGGAATTTTACTTTATGAAGCTGCAAGACAAAGAAGGGCTCTCTTTCCCTTGTAA
- a CDS encoding YqzL family protein has product MAFCAIINLNAGKGSGLLLTADFFWNIFEATGSITAYLIYRKLIASRIYFMQ; this is encoded by the coding sequence ATGGCCTTCTGTGCTATAATAAACTTAAATGCGGGGAAAGGGAGTGGTCTTTTGCTGACCGCCGACTTTTTTTGGAATATTTTTGAAGCTACGGGTTCGATAACAGCTTATTTAATATACAGGAAGTTGATTGCAAGCAGGATTTATTTCATGCAATAA
- the pheS gene encoding phenylalanine--tRNA ligase subunit alpha: MKEELLSLKEEALHEIKKSQDLRELNDIRIKYLGKKGKLTAILRGMANLSPEERPTIGKLANEVKEELEQKFFQKGLELKEIAKKIRLQKEKIDVTVPSKVILGHKHPLTLVLDEIKEIFLGLGYEVVEGPEIELDYYNFEALNIPKDHPARDMQDTFYITEEILLRTHTSPVQIRTMEKKKPPIKVIVPGRVYRSDEVDATHSPVFHQVEGLVVGEKVTMADLKGTLITFAKMFYGKERRVRFRPSYFPFTEPSAEMDISCIACDGKGCRICSYTGWLEILGCGMVHPNVLKNCGYDPEEVTGFAFGMGIERIAMLKYGINDMRLFFENDLRFLEQF; encoded by the coding sequence GTGAAGGAAGAATTGTTAAGTCTAAAAGAAGAAGCTTTGCATGAAATTAAAAAATCGCAAGACCTAAGGGAACTGAATGATATTAGGATAAAATATTTAGGGAAGAAAGGCAAGCTCACTGCAATATTGAGGGGAATGGCGAATCTTTCACCGGAAGAAAGGCCTACGATAGGGAAATTAGCGAACGAGGTAAAAGAAGAATTAGAACAAAAGTTTTTTCAAAAAGGTTTGGAACTAAAAGAAATCGCAAAAAAAATAAGGCTTCAGAAGGAAAAAATAGATGTTACGGTCCCATCAAAAGTTATTTTGGGACACAAACATCCGCTGACATTGGTTTTAGACGAGATAAAAGAAATCTTTCTCGGCCTTGGATATGAAGTTGTTGAAGGCCCGGAGATTGAGCTTGATTATTACAATTTTGAAGCTCTAAATATACCCAAAGATCATCCGGCGAGAGATATGCAGGATACGTTCTATATAACTGAAGAGATTCTTTTGCGAACTCATACCTCTCCTGTGCAAATAAGGACAATGGAAAAAAAGAAACCTCCTATCAAAGTGATTGTTCCAGGAAGAGTTTATCGTTCCGATGAGGTAGATGCGACTCATTCTCCTGTATTCCACCAAGTTGAAGGACTTGTGGTTGGAGAAAAGGTGACAATGGCCGATTTGAAGGGCACTCTTATAACTTTTGCAAAGATGTTTTACGGCAAGGAACGGAGGGTGAGGTTCAGGCCCAGCTACTTTCCATTTACCGAGCCGAGTGCTGAAATGGATATATCTTGTATTGCGTGCGATGGAAAGGGATGCAGGATTTGTTCTTATACAGGGTGGCTGGAAATTCTAGGCTGTGGCATGGTTCATCCGAACGTGCTTAAAAATTGTGGATACGACCCTGAAGAAGTTACGGGCTTTGCTTTTGGCATGGGGATAGAAAGGATAGCCATGTTAAAGTACGGCATTAACGACATGAGGCTGTTTTTCGAAAACGATCTTAGATTCTTAGAACAGTTTTAG